In Cervus canadensis isolate Bull #8, Minnesota chromosome 6, ASM1932006v1, whole genome shotgun sequence, one DNA window encodes the following:
- the LOC122444138 gene encoding ATP synthase F(0) complex subunit C1, mitochondrial-like, producing MQTTGALLISPTLIRSCTRGLIRPVSASFLSRPGIPSVQSSYSSGPQQVARREFQTSVVSRDIDTAAVFIGAGAATVGVAGSGAGIGTAFGSLIIGYARNPSMKQQLFSHAILGFALSEAMGLFCLMAAFLILFTM from the coding sequence atgcagaccACCGGGGCACTACTCATTTCCCCCACTCTGATCCGCTCTTGTACCAGGGGTCTGATCAGGCCTGTGTCTGCCTCCTTCCTGAGTAGGCCAGGGATCCCGTCCGTACAATCTTCCTACAGCAGTGGGCCACAGCAGGTGGCCCGGCGGGAATTCCAGACCAGTGTTGTCTCCCGGGACATTGACACCGCAGCCGTGTTTATTGGCGCTGGGGCTGCCACAGTTGGTGTGGCTGGTTCAGGGGCCGGTATTGGAACAGCGTTTGGCAGCTTGATCATTGGCTATGCCAGGAACCCGTCTATGAAGCAGCAACTCTTCTCCCATGCCATTCTGGGCTTTGCCCTGTCTGAGGCTATGGGGCTCTTCTGTTTGATGGCCGCCTTCCTCATCCTCTTCACCATGTGA